ACACACATGTATCAGCTACTACACATGTAGATCAGGAGCATCGATAATCGCGCTCGCGCAGACGAGAGGAATCTTCGGAGGGCAAATGCTTCTTTATTTGAAACATTGCAGTAACTTTTTTTTACTTAACAACATCTAATAGGTAACAGGATTCACTTTACCAATGCATAAATAAATGCCAACAGAAACAAATGGGGAGGCTATATTAGGAATATTATATCTCAGTTACATAATGCATGCTTGTATGTCGATCACGAGACACCCCGTGTAGTAGTCAAGAATGGCAATTGATCTCTGCATTTATTTTTGACGCTGGATCATCGGCAGGCTCACACGAAATTCACATACAGTGAAGTCATGATATCCTTGAGACTATATGAGAGGGTGTAAGCATCTTCACGCTTGTATATGAAATCCATTGTCCGTGCAAGATTGACCGCCTTCTCCAAAACTGCCATGGGATGTTTCTGGTCAAGGCATTCCTGGACAATATCCATCCATGCTTCTTCGACTGTTTCTCCAAGCTTCTTGTTTGCTTGAGCCACTGTGAACCCGTACTCTTTCATGCAAGTTTGAACCGTGGATACCACATGATCCGAAGTTTGTTCCCGCTTCAAGGAAAAAAGGGTAATTAGAAAGATGTTTTCCTGAAACTATATACCTATgattctcatttttttccttttagtagtaacaaaaaaatagaaatttgCCAAACATTTCGAAGTACATGAAGATATAATATAGATGCACTAATTATATATATGAGACTGGAAGAAAATGACTATGATATTAAAGTTTATATTGGAGCAAGTTGGTACCTCATGTGACACGATGTCATTCATAACGCGCCCGATGATACAGACACCTCTAACAATTTTTGGATAAGTTCTAGTCCACTCAATTGCCTCGCTCGTAGCCACCTCTCCCATTGAAATGAGTGCAAAGGCTGTTATTTGCATACAACCACTGCTAGGCACAGAAAGTTGTAGGTGCTCTTCTACCTTGGTAGGCACATAGCGTTCATCCCTCCATTTCACCTCAGCATTGTAGTTTTTCGCTAGGTCGATTGCCtaaatacacacacacacacacaatgtTAAAACCCTAATACATGTAGAAGATAGAAGATAGCATGGATATTTGGTGGCATGCACCTGCTTTCTTCTTATACTTTGAAGGCAGGTGCATGTCCGATTCTTTGACCAATTCTTTAATTAGAGCATAAAGTTATTTGGTGGTATACGATCTTTAGTAGAGCATAAAGTTACCAGTTCTTTGACCAATTCAGCGTGCTTGTTGTTCTGAAATTTTAAGTCTTCCTCGATTCCATTTGTACTGCTAAGTGTATTGAGGTAGAACTCCCTCAAGTATTCTGGGAGCTGCTCAGTGGCCTGTTCATCCCACCTGTCGTCGTCAAATTCATGCATATATTGTAAATTTTGTATGATAGTGTAGTACGTAAATCCTGTTAGTCTCAAATTATGTTTTTTTCAAGATGACGAGAGCTAGGCCAACCTTTCCAGGGCTGCAGTGAAGACGTTGCTTTCTTCCGTTGTGCTGTAGTTGTCATAGAAGTCATCAAACAAGGACGCGAGCGTAATCAGCTTCGTCAGCATTATCCGTGAGTACGAGTAATAGGGCTCGTAGCAAACTCCCATCATCCAAAAATGCATCTCCAGCATCCTGTCCCGCGCAAACCCTAGATCTGTCACCGACTGGAAGTTCTTCCACCAcctgcatgcatatatataaaTCATGTATGTCAACTAGTGAATGTGATTAGCACACATTAATTGTGCACAAAATACATAACTACATAAGCATCACTGAGCTATTTTTAATATGGTTACATTGTAAGAGCTTTCAGCTCCTCGCAGTAGATGGTCTGCAAGATGTTGTAGTCCAGCTTGGCGAACTCCAGCAGGGTCTCGTCCCGGGTGGCCTTCTTCTCGTAAACCGAGATGAAACGCCGTGCCTCGACCCTCTCGACCCTCCTGAAACTCGGCGTCTCCAGCGTGTACCTCACCTCTTCCGCCACCTCCGGCTCCAAGCTCTTCATCAGAGACTCGAGCCTGCTCCTGGCGAAAGCGATGGCGCCGTCAAGCACCTCCTCGCCGCGGACCCTGAGGTGCGCCGCATCGAACAGCATCAGCAAGCAGTTCACGTCGTCGTCGCCTGTTGCAAAGTTCCCTTCCTCATCTCTAAACTTAGCAAACACATCTGCATCATATTTGGAATGATCATTAGGTTTTTTAACATCCATAATCAATAATGTTTCATGTTTGTCATTTGTCAATATCAGCATATGTGCGTTTGCTGACATTATATTCGTGTACCTGAGGTGACATTGAACCCGTGCTTCCTGAGCAAGTAGAACCGCAGCGAGGTGAGGtagaggtcgccgccgccgtcgtcctcgtcggcaTCGTGGACGACGGCGCCCAGCAGGCCGTTGATCTCCTCCCCGAAGCGGTAGTCCACCCCGATCCGCTGCAGCGCGTCGACGAGCTCCAGCTTGACGGCCAggtcgggggaggcggcggcggccagcacgg
This portion of the Setaria viridis chromosome 7, Setaria_viridis_v4.0, whole genome shotgun sequence genome encodes:
- the LOC117863066 gene encoding (E)-beta-caryophyllene synthase; this encodes MAPAAASLGTAVQAEQRHKPRPYHPSPWGDFFLGHQPCTPAELLAMMEEARTKEEELRRAVLAAAASPDLAVKLELVDALQRIGVDYRFGEEINGLLGAVVHDADEDDGGGDLYLTSLRFYLLRKHGFNVTSDVFAKFRDEEGNFATGDDDVNCLLMLFDAAHLRVRGEEVLDGAIAFARSRLESLMKSLEPEVAEEVRYTLETPSFRRVERVEARRFISVYEKKATRDETLLEFAKLDYNILQTIYCEELKALTMWWKNFQSVTDLGFARDRMLEMHFWMMGVCYEPYYSYSRIMLTKLITLASLFDDFYDNYSTTEESNVFTAALERWDEQATEQLPEYLREFYLNTLSSTNGIEEDLKFQNNKHAELVKELAIDLAKNYNAEVKWRDERYVPTKVEEHLQLSVPSSGCMQITAFALISMGEVATSEAIEWTRTYPKIVRGVCIIGRVMNDIVSHEREQTSDHVVSTVQTCMKEYGFTVAQANKKLGETVEEAWMDIVQECLDQKHPMAVLEKAVNLARTMDFIYKREDAYTLSYSLKDIMTSLYVNFV